Proteins encoded within one genomic window of Alcanivorax sp. REN37:
- a CDS encoding CoA-acylating methylmalonate-semialdehyde dehydrogenase: protein MTHIVPHLINGEFTTGAASQLLDVTNPATQEVLAKVPFATHDEVEQAVASAHAAYLTWREVPVPERARVMMRYQHLLKQHHDELAEILAKETGKTFADAKGDIWRGIEVVEQAANIPALMMGETVENVARAVDTHSWIQPLGVCVGITPFNFPAMIPLWMFPMAIACGNAFVLKPSEQDPMTPMRLAELLLEAGAPRDLLQVVHGGREQVDQLLTHPTVRAVSFVGSVPVGQHVYRTATDNMKRAQCFAGAKNHSVIMPDANAQQVVNQMVGASVGAAGQRCMAISVAVFVGSARDMIPALRDELAKVKPGPWEKEESAYGPLISEAAYKRVLSLIASGKEEGAECLLDGSDCTVDGYPNGHWVGPTLFTKVTPSMRIYQEEIFGPVLCCVEVDTLDEAIALVNANQYGNGTSIFTASGAAARKYQHEVEVGQVGINIPIPVPLPFFSFTGWKGSFFGDLHAYGKQGVRFYTETKTVTSRWPEDDVVQEANMTISLK from the coding sequence ATGACCCATATCGTTCCCCACCTGATCAACGGTGAGTTCACCACCGGCGCCGCCAGCCAACTGCTGGACGTCACCAACCCGGCCACCCAGGAAGTGTTGGCCAAAGTCCCGTTCGCCACCCATGACGAAGTGGAGCAGGCGGTGGCTAGCGCCCACGCCGCGTACCTGACCTGGCGCGAAGTGCCGGTGCCGGAGCGGGCGCGGGTGATGATGCGTTACCAACATCTGCTCAAGCAGCACCACGATGAACTGGCGGAAATCCTCGCCAAAGAAACCGGCAAGACCTTTGCCGACGCCAAGGGCGACATCTGGCGCGGCATCGAAGTGGTCGAGCAGGCCGCCAACATTCCGGCGCTGATGATGGGCGAAACCGTGGAAAACGTTGCCCGCGCGGTGGATACCCACTCTTGGATCCAGCCGCTGGGCGTGTGCGTCGGCATCACCCCGTTCAACTTCCCGGCCATGATCCCGCTGTGGATGTTCCCGATGGCGATTGCCTGCGGTAACGCCTTCGTCCTGAAGCCGTCCGAGCAAGACCCGATGACGCCGATGCGTCTGGCTGAACTGCTGCTGGAGGCCGGCGCCCCGCGCGACTTGCTGCAAGTGGTGCACGGTGGCCGCGAGCAGGTCGACCAACTGCTCACTCACCCGACCGTGCGCGCGGTGTCGTTCGTCGGCTCGGTGCCGGTGGGCCAGCACGTGTACCGCACCGCCACCGACAACATGAAACGCGCCCAATGTTTCGCCGGCGCCAAGAACCACTCGGTGATCATGCCGGACGCCAACGCCCAGCAAGTGGTCAACCAAATGGTGGGCGCATCGGTGGGTGCTGCGGGTCAGCGCTGTATGGCAATTTCGGTAGCGGTGTTTGTGGGCAGCGCCCGCGACATGATTCCGGCCCTGCGTGATGAGCTGGCGAAAGTGAAGCCGGGCCCGTGGGAAAAAGAAGAGTCCGCCTACGGTCCGCTGATCAGCGAAGCCGCCTACAAGCGTGTGCTGAGCCTGATCGCTTCCGGCAAGGAAGAAGGCGCTGAGTGCCTGTTGGACGGTTCTGATTGCACCGTGGACGGCTACCCCAACGGCCACTGGGTCGGCCCGACCCTGTTCACCAAGGTCACCCCGTCGATGCGCATCTACCAGGAAGAAATCTTCGGCCCGGTATTGTGCTGCGTGGAAGTGGACACCCTCGACGAGGCCATCGCACTGGTGAACGCCAACCAATACGGCAATGGCACTTCGATCTTCACTGCCAGTGGCGCCGCCGCACGCAAATACCAACACGAAGTGGAAGTGGGCCAAGTCGGCATCAACATCCCGATTCCGGTGCCGCTGCCGTTCTTCTCCTTCACCGGCTGGAAAGGCTCGTTCTTCGGCGACCTGCACGCCTACGGCAAGCAGGGTGTGCGCTTCTACACCGAAACCAAGACCGTCACCTCACGCTGGCCGGAAGACGACGTGGTGCAGGAAGCGAACATGACCATCAGCCTGAAGTAA
- a CDS encoding acyl-CoA dehydrogenase family protein, which produces MDFSLSDEQRAYQETARQFADKALAPFAAEWDADSIFPRDTLTEAGALGLMGLYTPEDAGGLGLSRLDASLIFEQLSQGCTSTTAFITIHNMATWMVASFAEPEVRDQWVPQLAAGELLASYCLTEPGAGSDAGSLKTTARRDGDDYLITGTKAFISGAGSTDVLVLMARTGAPGPKGISCFLVPADSDGISYGRNEDKMGWRSQPTRQINLESVRVPARYRIGAEGEGFAIAMKGLDGGRINIASCSLGTAAAALAQTRQYISEREQFGQSLSEFQSVQFRLADMATQYVAAQQMVRLAAWKLDQMDAERTLFCAMAKRIATDLCFDVCNDALQLHGGYGYIREYPLERHVRDARVHQILEGTNEIMRLIVARRLLAGAAL; this is translated from the coding sequence ATGGACTTTTCACTGAGTGACGAGCAGCGCGCCTACCAGGAGACCGCGCGCCAGTTTGCCGACAAGGCACTGGCGCCGTTCGCCGCCGAGTGGGACGCCGACAGTATATTTCCGCGCGACACCCTGACCGAAGCCGGGGCACTGGGTCTGATGGGGTTGTATACCCCGGAAGACGCCGGCGGCCTCGGCCTCAGCCGGTTGGATGCGTCGCTGATCTTCGAGCAGCTGTCACAGGGCTGCACCTCGACCACCGCCTTCATCACCATCCACAACATGGCCACTTGGATGGTCGCGAGCTTCGCTGAACCTGAAGTGCGCGACCAGTGGGTGCCGCAGTTGGCGGCCGGTGAATTGCTGGCTTCTTACTGCCTCACCGAGCCGGGTGCCGGCTCCGACGCCGGATCGCTGAAAACCACCGCCCGCCGTGACGGTGATGACTACCTGATCACCGGTACCAAGGCGTTCATTTCCGGCGCCGGCAGCACCGATGTGCTGGTGTTGATGGCGCGCACCGGCGCGCCGGGACCGAAAGGCATTTCCTGCTTCTTGGTGCCGGCTGACAGTGACGGCATCAGCTACGGCCGCAACGAAGACAAGATGGGCTGGCGCAGCCAACCGACCCGGCAAATCAATTTGGAGTCGGTGCGGGTGCCGGCGCGTTACCGCATCGGGGCCGAAGGCGAAGGCTTTGCCATCGCCATGAAGGGACTCGATGGCGGCCGCATCAACATCGCCAGCTGCTCCTTGGGCACGGCCGCAGCCGCGCTGGCGCAGACGCGTCAGTACATCAGTGAGCGCGAGCAGTTTGGTCAGTCATTGTCGGAATTCCAGAGCGTGCAGTTCCGTCTGGCGGACATGGCCACCCAATATGTGGCAGCACAGCAGATGGTGCGGCTGGCAGCGTGGAAGCTCGACCAAATGGATGCCGAACGCACGCTGTTCTGTGCCATGGCCAAACGCATTGCCACTGATCTCTGCTTCGATGTCTGCAATGACGCGCTGCAGCTGCACGGTGGTTACGGCTATATCCGCGAGTACCCGCTCGAGCGGCATGTGCGCGACGCCCGGGTACACCAGATCCTTGAAGGCACCAACGAAATCATGCGCCTGATCGTGGCCCGCCGCCTGTTGGCGGGAGCCGCGCTGTAA